The following are encoded together in the Anopheles nili chromosome 3, idAnoNiliSN_F5_01, whole genome shotgun sequence genome:
- the LOC128723069 gene encoding protein ABHD1 — MLSYLYTYLTNLPRWHLVAIVLVGYLIYYLMEVVKRPILAVSNGPFKKYLRKHIPTLENKFWPTFWCVESRAQTVFASILRSNIMPLVEYRREVLTLKDGGEVALDWLETGCDPESPVIIILPGLTGESQAEYIKCLVTAANRIGIRTVVFTNRGLGGVALKTPRLYCASNCEDLSEVVKHVKQSNPHVRIGATGISMGGLILGNYLARHSDEAKSILTAAKIISVPWDVHKGSASIEQPILNNLLGRHLASSLCRTVSKYEILRGEEFDWDMNQVLQSKTIKQFDSAFTSKHFGYKDVESYYSDATLHNKLHHIKVPLLCLSAADDPFQPLDAIPVKAAAKSSHVAILITARGGHIGFLEGWWPANKDQYMGRLFGQYFSAALFDPNDEFYRTAQLMMEHNLTTSTSVPGSPKGQPAAGAASAIRKKSIPF, encoded by the exons ATGTTGTCCTACTTGTACACCTACCTGACGAACCTGCCGCGATGGCACCTGGTGGCGATAGTGCTCGTCGGTTATCTCATCTACTACCTGATGGAGGTGGTCAAG CGTCCCATTCTAGCCGTTTCGAACGGTCCCTTCAAGAAGTACCTCCGCAAACACATCCCAACGCTGGAGAACAAATTCTGGCCTACGTTCTGGTGCGTGGAGAGCCGCGCTCAGACCGTGTTCGCGAGTATCCTGCGTTCCAACATCATGCCTTTGGTGGAGTACCGGCGCGAAGTGCTGACGCTCAAGGATGGTGGTGAGGTGGCGCTGGATTGGCTGGAAACCGGATGTGACCCGGAGTCACCAGTCATCATTATCCTGCCCGGGTTGACCGGTGAATCGCAGGCCGAGTACATCAAGTGCCTAGTGACGGCGGCCAATCGCATCGGCATCCGGACGGTGGTGTTCACGAACCGCGGATTGGGTGGGGTTGCGCTTAAGACCCCCCGGTTGTACTGTGCTTCGAACTGCGAGGACCTCTCCGAGGTGGTGAAGCACGTGAAGCAGTCGAACCCGCACGTCCGCATTGGCGCGACCGGCATCTCGATGGGTGGGCTAATCCTGGGCAACTATTTGGCGCGCCACAGTGACGAGGCGAAATCGATCCTGACCGCGGCCAAAATTATCTCCGTGCCTTGGGACGTCCACAAGG GTAGTGCAAGCATCGAACAGCCCATCCTGAATAATCTGCTCGGGCGCCATCTTGCCTCGAGCCTTTGTCGCACGGTTAGCAAGTACGAGATCCTGCGCGGCGAAGAGTTCGATTGGGATATGAACCAGGTGTTGCAG AGCAAAACCATCAAACAGTTCGACTCGGCGTTCACGTCGAAGCACTTCGGCTACAAGGACGTGGAGAGCTACTACTCGGACGCAACGCTCCACAACAAGCTTCACCACATCAAAGTGCCTTTGCTGTGTCTGAGTGCGGCCGATGATCCGTTCCAGCCGCTCGATGCGATTCCGGTGAAGGCGGCCGCCAAGTCGTCACATGTTGCCATCCTGATAACGGCCCGTGGAGGTCACATCGGCTTCCTGGAGGGTTGGTGGCCGGCAAACAAGGATCAGTACATGGGCCGCTTGTTTGGTCAGTACTTCTCGGCTGCCCTGTTTGATCCGAACGACGAGTTCTACCGTACCGCGCAGCTGATGATGGAACATAACCTCACAACGTCCACGTCGGTGCCAGGTTCACCGAAAGGCCAACCAGCGGCCGGTGCCGCGAGTGCCATACGGAAAAAGTCCATCCCTTTCTAA
- the LOC128723312 gene encoding ribonucleoside-diphosphate reductase subunit M2, with product MVLEKENLTENIEIIIKKTGKVLTESGANVTAAKPPANATKMEEDKTSGDAGSANDSKELATSEVSEVHKYESAPFDPSIEPLLKENPRRFVIFPIQYHDIWQMYKKAEASFWTVEEVDLSKDMKDWESLKPSERHFISHVLAFFAASDGIVNENLVERFSQEVQVTEARCFYGFQVAMENVHSEMYSLLIDTYIRDSKEREFLFNAIETLPCVKKKADWALNWISSKKANFGERVVAFAAVEGIFFSGSFAAIFWLKKRGLMPGLTFSNELISRDEGLHCDFACLMFKYLVQKPSKERVTDIIRDAVVIEQEFLTKALPVDMLGMNCELMSQYIEFVADRLLVELGCEKIYNTKNPFSFMDFISLEGKTNFFEKKVGEYQKWGVMANRLDNVFTLDADF from the exons ATGGTtctggaaaaggaaaatctcaCAGAAAACATTGAAATTATCATCAAG AAGACTGGCAAGGTGCTGACGGAAAGTGGTGCAAACGTAACTGCAGCAAAACCGCCAGCTAACGCAACCAAAATGGAAGAGGACAAGACGTCCGGTGACGCTGGAAGCGCTAATGACTCGAAGGAGTTGGCCACGAGCGAAGTATCGGAGGTGCACAAGTACGAATCGGCTCCATTCGATCCTTCGATCGAACCACTGTTGAAGGAAAATCCACGGAGGTTCGTGATCTTCCCTATCCAGTATCATGACATTTGGCAGATGTATAAGAAG GCTGAAGCATCCTTCTGGACCGTGGAAGAGGTGGATCTCTCGAAGGACATGAAGGATTGGGAATCGTTGAAGCCGAGCGAGCGTCACTTCATCTCGCACGTGCTCGCATTCTTTGCCGCTTCGGATGGCATCGTAAACGAGAACCTGGTGGAGCGGTTCAGCCAAGAGGTGCAGGTTACGGAAGCCCGCTGCTTCTACGGTTTCCAGGTCGCGATGGAAAACGTCCACAGTGAAATGTACTCACTGCTGATCGATACGTATATTCGCGATTCAAAGGAACG TGAGTTCCTGTTTAACGCGATCGAGACGCTACCGTGCGTGAAAAAGAAGGCCGATTGGGCTCTGAACTGGATCTCAAGCAAGAAGGCCAACTTTGGTGAACGGGTTGTTGCCTTCGCTGCCGTAGAGGGTATCTTTTTCAGCGGTAGTTTTGCGGCCATTTTCTGGCTTAAGAAGCGCGGCTTGATGCCAGGACTCACGTTCTCGAACGAGCTGATCTCGCGCGACGAAGGACTGCACTGCGACTTTGCCTGTCTCATGTTCAAATACCTGGTGCAGAAGCCGTCCAAGGAACGCGTGACCGACATCATCCGTGATGCGGTCGTAATTGAGCAAGAATTTCTCACTAAAGCGCTACCCGTCGACATGCTTGGCATGAACTGCGAGCTGATGTCGCAATACATCGAGTTTGTGGCAGATCGCTTACTAGTAGAGCTGGGCTGCGAAAAG ATCTACAATACCAAAAATCCGTTCAGCTTCATGGACTTTATTTcgctcgaaggaaaaacgaacttCTTCGAGAAGAAGGTTGGCGAGTATCAAAAGTGGGGCGTGATGGCCAATCGATTGGACAACGTGTTCACCCTCGATGCTGACTTCTGA